Genomic segment of Ewingella sp. CoE-038-23:
CCGTCTGGGTAACGCGCTGGCGCACCTCGCCGGGCTGTTTTACATTCAGGAAGCCAGCTCCATGCTGCCGGTGACTGCCCTGTTTGCCAACGACACCCAGCCGACGCTGGTGATGGACGTGGCGTCTGCGCCCGGCTCTAAAACCACGCAAATCGCCGCGCTAATGAATAATCAGGGCGGCATCGTCGCCAACGAATATTCCGCCAGCCGCGTGAAGGTCCTGCACGCCAATATCAGCCGCTGCGGCGTGGCAAACACCGCCCTCACCCATTTCGACGGACGGGTGTTTGGCGCGGCGCTGCCAGAAACCTTCGACGCCATCTTGCTCGACGCCCCCTGCTCGGGCGAAGGCGTGGTGCGTAAAGACCCGGATGCCATGAGTAACTGGTCACCAGAGAGCGTGGTCGAGATTGCCGCCACCCAGCGCGAACTGATTAACAGCGCCTTCCACGCCCTGAAGCCGGGCGGCACCTTGGTTTATTCCACCTGCACCTTGAACGCGCAGGAAAATCAGCAGGTCTGCCAATGGCTGTTGGATGAATATCCAGATGCCGTGGAAGTCGAGTCGCTGGCCGACCTGTTCGACGGCGCGCAGAAGGCGCTGACCGCCGAGGGGTATCTGCACGTTTTCCCACAAGTTTATGACAGCGAAGGCTTTTTCGTTGCACGCCTGCGCAAAACGGCTTCGATTGATCGCCTGCCAACGCCGGGCTACAAAGTGGGGAAATTCCCCTTCTTCCCTCTGTCGCGCAAAGAGAGCGCCGAGGTGGTCGCCGCAGCGCAAAAGTCCGGCATTGTTTGGTCCGACCAAGAGATTGCCATTTGGGAGCGAGATAAAGAGCTGTGGCTTTTCCCACGCGTGCTCGAGCCGCTGTTCGGCAAAGTGCGTTTTTCGAGGATTGGCATGAAGCTGGCTGAGCGTTTCTCCAAAGGCTTCCGCTGGCAGCATGAAGCCGTCGTCGCGCTGACCACGGGCTCTGGCGATAGCCAATTTGCCCTTGACGATGAGCTGGCACAGGCGTGGTTCCGGGGCGTGGATATTTACCCGCCCGACTCTCCAACCCGCGATGAATGCATCGTGACCTGGCAGAATCAGCCACTTGGGCTGGCAAAACGCATCGGCAGCAGAATAAAAAACAGCTTACCGCGTGAACTGGTGCGCGATGGTGCTATTCGCCCTCATAAGTGAGCATTAGTCCACCATTAATAGCACTGAGCTATTAGCAAAACTTGAGTTATTTTTAAGGCGCTCGTCAATTACAATTAACTTATTTGATTGACGGGCTTACGTATATCCTCAATTTTTTGTTGGAATTAGTAGTAGGAATATTCCTAATCAGGCATGTATTATTGCGCTCATGAATGACACTTCTGGAAATATTATTTCCAGATATGAAGCATATAGCCCGTGTCGAGTAAAGTTTTGCCAGTCGGAGAAGTATCATGGCGGATGAAATACAGTTCCAGTCAGCAGAAGGTCATCTTCTGCGAGAAATGGCCAGCCTTCGCGATATCATTGACAACAACTCTGACTGGATCTGGGAAGTCGATACTCAAGGCAGATACGTTTTTTCCTCGAATAAATGCCAAGAGTTCCTCGGCGTGCCGCCTGAACATGTGTTGGGTAAAACGCCTTTTGACTTCATGCCGGCCGACGAGGCCATCCGCGTCAGCGCGCAGTTTGCCGCGATTGCCGCTCGCCGCGCCCCTTTCGGCGGCTTGCTGAATAGAAATATTCGCGCCGACGGCAGTGAAATCATTCTTGAGAGTAGCGGCATACCGCTGTTTGATTCAGCAGGTGAATTCCGCGGCTATCGCGGCATCGACCGCAACCTGACCAATCTCGATCAAGCCCCCGGACAGCGCCTATTCCAGCTGGAAACTATTTATTCCAACGCCCCCGTTGGCCTGTGCTTTATCGATTTGCAGATGCGTTATGTGACGGTCAATGACGCAATGGCTAACATCATTGGCCTGCAGCCTTATGAGGCCATTGGCCGCCGAGTCGGCGTGTTTCTGCCGGGTCTTGCCCCTTTGCTGACCAACGCGCTTGAGTTGGCTCAGCGCAATGAGGCTACGCCCGACCGCGAGTTCTCGCTGCCCGGCAACAATCAGATTTTCTTTGTAAGAATTAAAGCGGCTTATGATGTCCAGAATCAGCTGAGCGGCCTTTCCGTCGCCATGACGGATATCACCAGCCTGAAACGCATGGAGCGCGCGCTGCGTGAGAGCCAA
This window contains:
- the rsmF gene encoding 16S rRNA (cytosine(1407)-C(5))-methyltransferase RsmF, giving the protein MSKPTQFVAKLPPAFLDATREIMPASLSMDDFIAACNQPLRPSLRVNTLKISVDDFLALAASYQWELTPVPWCAEGFWIVRQGDDETRLGNALAHLAGLFYIQEASSMLPVTALFANDTQPTLVMDVASAPGSKTTQIAALMNNQGGIVANEYSASRVKVLHANISRCGVANTALTHFDGRVFGAALPETFDAILLDAPCSGEGVVRKDPDAMSNWSPESVVEIAATQRELINSAFHALKPGGTLVYSTCTLNAQENQQVCQWLLDEYPDAVEVESLADLFDGAQKALTAEGYLHVFPQVYDSEGFFVARLRKTASIDRLPTPGYKVGKFPFFPLSRKESAEVVAAAQKSGIVWSDQEIAIWERDKELWLFPRVLEPLFGKVRFSRIGMKLAERFSKGFRWQHEAVVALTTGSGDSQFALDDELAQAWFRGVDIYPPDSPTRDECIVTWQNQPLGLAKRIGSRIKNSLPRELVRDGAIRPHK